The following are encoded together in the Anoplopoma fimbria isolate UVic2021 breed Golden Eagle Sablefish chromosome 13, Afim_UVic_2022, whole genome shotgun sequence genome:
- the zgc:152830 gene encoding putative aminopeptidase W07G4.4: MDHVINLERTEGRTRCYRLSAVSFNPKTEEKEDKMCTSVQPVEWTTDLKNQNFDGIVLVTRSHDTLPSELECLKAPLQDYSSVDSGLGEEVVVLKVPGLPGNRLVFASTGPLNRDYDDVRRFSDAAVNGIKRALKAGMQRPLLVCPPHKDYKNSTMVAALGALHALYMPLEVREGKVKPTDYKVCVLGLWAAQEAQGRRLVELADALESGRLACRDIGGSDPERMAAPCVADYVQELFKDSPVKVEVVSDVKVLEKEYPCLAAVNRCADCVPRHQARVIKLQYCGDGPVQKTLMLVGKGITYDTGGADIKAGGFMAGMHRDKCGAAAVAGFFQILAKLKPKHLKVIGSMAMVRNSVGADCYVADELLVSRAGRRVRVGNTDAEGRMVMVDLLCEMKEKAVRETSPELFTIATLTGHAIRAMGPNYSIIMDNGPAHRNDNAAQWQKAGEALGDVFEVSSIRREDYDFHKGKSEYEDILQCNNLPSTATPRGHQTPAAFLIMASGLDKHGVDSNTPLPYSHVDIAGSSGPFPGVPTGAPILAMATNYILSDSL, encoded by the exons ATGGATCATGTGATCAACCTGGAGAGGACTGAAGGGAGGACCCGTTGTTACCGGCTATCAGCTGTCTCTTTCAACCCgaagacagaggagaaggaggacaaaATGTGCACCAG CGTCCAGCCTGTTGAATGGACCACCGACCTCAAGAACCAGAA ttTTGATGGCATCGTGTTGGTGACCAGGAGCCATGACACGCTGCCCTCCGAGCTCGAGTGTCTGAAGGCACCGCTGCAGGACTACAGCTCT GTGGATAGCGGTCTtggggaggaggtggtggtccTCAAGGTCCCCGGTCTCCCTGGTAACCGCCTGGTGTTTGCCTCCACCGGCCCGTTAAACCGCGACTATGACGACGTCAGGCGCTTCAGTGATGCAGCGGTCAACGGCATCAAAAG GGCCTTGAAAGCAGGCatgcagcgccccctgctggtctgCCCTCCACACAAGGACTACAAGAACAGCACCATGGTGGCTGCACTCGGGGCCCTTCATGCTCTCTACATG cccCTGGAAGTGAGGGAAGGGAAGGTAAAACCCACCGACTACAAGGTGTGTGTTCTGGGTCTGTGGGCGGCGCAGGAGGCTCAGGGACGGAGACTGGTGGAGCTCGCCGATGCCCTGGAGAGTGGGAG GCTGGCATGCCGGGACATCGGCGGCTCGGACCCCGAACGTATGGCTGCTCCTTGTGTGGCCGATTACGTCCAGGAACTCTTCAAGGACAGCCCCGTGAAG GTGGAAGTGGTGAGCGACGTGAAGGTTCTGGAGAAAGAGTATCCCTGTCTGGCTGCCGTCAACCGCTGTGCCGACT GCGTTCCCCGTCACCAGGCCAGAGTGATCAAGCTGCAGTACTGTGGAGACGGACCGGTCCAAAAGACACTCATGTTGGTGGGAAAG GGCATCACCTACGACACCGGTGGAGCTGACATCAAGGCTGGAGGTTTCATGGCTGGGATGCACAGAGACAagtgtggagctgctgctgtggctggCTTCTTCCAG ATTTTAGCCAAACTGAAGCCAAAACATCTGAAGGTTATCGGCTCCATGGCCATGGTGAGGAACAGCGTCGGTGCAG aCTGCTACGTGGCCGATGAACTGTTGGTTTCCCGTGCGGGTCGCAGAGTGAGAGTGGGAAACACGGATGCCGAGGGACGCATGGTGATGGTCGACCTGCTTTGTGAGATGAAGGAGAAG GCGGTGCGTGAGACTTCTCCTGAGCTGTTTACGATTGCTACTCTGACCGGTCACGCCATCAGAGCCATGGGACCCAACTACTCT ATCATCATGGATAACGGACCGGCTCATCGCAACGATAACGCTGCTCAGTGGCAGAAAG CTGGGGAGGCATTGGGCGACGTGTTCGAGGTTTCCAGTATCAGACGAGAGGACTACGACTTCCACAAGGGAAAGTCTGAGTACGAGGATATTCTGCAGTGTAACAACCTGCCGTCCACCGCTACACCTCGAGGACATCAGACCCCTGCAGCTTTCCTCATCATGGCCTCAGGGCTTGACAAG CATGGTGTGGATTCTAACACACCTCTGCCGTACTCCCACGTTGACATCGCTGGGTCCAGTGGTCCTTTCCCAGGTGTCCCAACAGGAGCCCCCATCCTCGCCATGGCAACCAACTACATCCTGTCTGATAGTCTCTAA